A single window of Hyphomicrobiales bacterium DNA harbors:
- a CDS encoding hypothetical protein (Evidence 5 : Unknown function), with protein MPQPVVGCDLSRAFIDFCHLPTGTVDRITNTLEAIAAFIDGMARDALVVFEGTSGCDGCLIALPTERAQSFSRVNPRRARLLAAVPGISIFEALYS; from the coding sequence ATGCCACAGCCCGTCGTCGGCTGCGATCTCTCACGCGCCTTCATTGATTTCTGCCACCTGCCGACCGGAACAGTCGACCGGATCACCAATACTCTCGAAGCCATCGCCGCATTCATCGACGGCATGGCTCGTGACGCCCTCGTCGTCTTCGAGGGCACCAGCGGCTGCGACGGTTGCCTCATCGCCTTGCCCACCGAGCGGGCGCAGTCGTTCTCGCGCGTCAATCCGCGGCGGGCCCGCCTGCTCGCCGCCGTACCCGGCATCAGCATCTTCGAGGCTCTCTACTCGTAG